The DNA region GGGTGACATTGGTGAGCCGCGTGCCGAACAGAAAGGTGTGCACCCGTCGGCGCCGCTCGGTCAGAACATGCAGGAAATGCAGGAAGATGCGGGTGTACTGGCTCATCGAGCCGGAAATGTCGGCAAGCACCACGAGCGGCGGCGGCTGTTCGCGGTGCGTGCGAAAGCGCGGCAGCATCAGGTCACCGCCGGACCGCAGCGACTGGCGCATGGTAGCGCGTGCATCGAATATCCGTCCTCGATTGGACGGCCGGAAGCGCCGGGTCTGGACCGCGTCGTCCGGCATCACCAGCCGTCCGATCGCCCGTCTGGCCTCGGCGAGTTCGGTCGCCGTCATCTGGCCGAAGTCGAGACGGCGAAAGACTTCCTGGCCAGACACGGTGAGCCGCGCGTCGATCTCGACATCAGGTTCGTCACGCGGCGCCGGTTGCCGACTCTTCTCGGCAAACAGCGCATCGCTCACCCGCGCGCCGCCGGCCTTCGGCTTCTGTCGCTCGCCGATCGCCGCCACCGGGGACATCAGCGCGATCATCTTGCCGATGAGATCGCGCGATCGCCAGAAGACGGAAAAGGCCTCATCGAAGACTGGCTGGTCCTCGTGGCGTTTGACGAAGATCGCCGAGAGCGCTGCGTGAAACTCGATGCGGGAGCCGATGCCGATCGCGTCGACCGCAGCGATGGCGTCGATCACGGCGCCCGGCCCGGGCTTCAGTCCCGCCCTGCGAAGCACGCGGGCGAAATGCACGATGTTGTCGGCAAGCTGTCCGTCACCCTGGACCGGTAGCGGCACGAGGATGCCGTCCTGTGCCTGCCCTCCTGCCATGGTCACACCGCCGCCGCCAGCAGATCGGCCTTCACCTCGGACAAAAGCGCTTGGCCCTCGCTGCCCTGAATGCGGGCAATGTCTTCCTGGTATTTCAACAGCGTACCCAGTGTATCCCCGATCGTCTCCGGATCAAGTGCCAGCCTGTCTAGCTCAGTCAGCGCCGTTGCCCAGTCGATGGTTTCCGCAATGCCGGGGTTCTTGAAGAGATCGATGGTGCGCAGCTTCTGCACATAGGCGACGATCTGGCTCGACAGCTGCTCATTGCAGCCGGGCACCTTGCGCCTGATAATCGCCAGTTCCTCGGCAGCGGCGGGATAATCTACCCAGTGATAGAGACAGCGCCGCTTCAAGGCGTCATGCACCTCACGCGTCCGGTTTGACGTGACGATGACGATCGGCGGCTCGGCCGCCTTTACCGTTCCGAATTCGGGGATCGTGACCTGAAAGTCCGAGAGTACTTCGAGCAGGAAGGCCTCGAAAGCCTCGTCGGTCCGATCCAGCTCGTCGATCAGGAAAACGGGGGCGCGGCCGCCTGTGGATTTGAGCGCCTGCAGCACCGGACGACGGATCAGGTATCGTTCGGAAAAGATGTCGCTCTCCAGCCGTGAGCGGTCGGAAAGGCCGCTCGCTTCCGCCATACGGATTTCGAGCATCTGAGCCGGGTAGTTCCACTCATAGACAGCGGATGCGACATCCAGGCCTTCGTAACACTGCAGGCGGATCAGCGGCCGATCGAGCGCCTTGGCCAGCACCTTGGCGACCTCGGTTTTGCCAACGCCGGCCTCGCCTTCGAGAAACAGCGGCCGCTTCATCCGGAGCGCCAGAAACAGCACCGTGGCGAGTGGCCGACCGGCCAGATAATCCTCCTCCGCGAGCAGATCGATGACAGCATCGATCGTCTGCGGCAGTCCCGAGTCCGAGCTTTCTGCCATGTCTCCTCCTCTTGCGGGAAAAGCTTACAGCGTGTGAAAGCCCCGGTCCAGATAGATGAGCGCCGGCTGTTTGGGACCGATCTGGATGGCAAGAACCTCGCCGAAGAGCACGGTGTGGGTAGCCGTCACCTTGCGATCCACCACCCGGCAGTCGAAGGCCGCAAGCGCATCGTCGAGCACGGGTGCACCGGTTTGGAGGCTCCGCCAGCTGCCGAGGGCAAAACGCTCTTCCGAGGAAAGTTTGCCAAAGCCGGCAAAGGCGCCAGCGAGCGTCTCGTGGTGAGCGGCAAGAGAATTCAGCGCGAAAAAACCACTTTCGAACAGGACATCATTGCTGGGATTGCCATTGTTCAGGCAGACGAGCACCGTTGGCGGATTGTCGGAGACGGAGCAGGCCGCAGTGATCGTGACGCCACGCCGCACGCCCCGATGCTCTGATGTCACCACCTGCACATGGCCGGCATAATGGCTCATGGCTTCGCGGTAGGAGGCCGGATCCAGACGTTCAAGACTCAAATGCTGTTCCCCCTGCATGCTGTTCCCTCTTCGCAGGCGAATATGGGCGCCAAGCCTTACCTTTTCCACAACACGCGATCGGTTTTTCGGGAAAGTGGCTGAACCGGGCGGAAAGCCAGCATTTCCAAATGCCTAAGCTTTCGTCTAGGATAGGCGGGAACAACATGGATCCGCCGATGAAACGACTTCTGCTGACCGGCGTCATGACCGCCTTCGCCTGCATGCCGGCCCTTGCCGAACCTTTGACACTGGCTGTCGTTGCACCGAAGTCCGGCCTCTTCGACGTGCTGGGCGAGCAGGTCCGGCAAGGTGCGCATCTCGCAGCCGACCGGCTGTCGATCTCCCTCGTCGACATCGATGAAAGCTGCACGGAAGGCAGCGGCCCGAAGATTGCCGAAGAAATCCGCAAGGCAGGCGCCAGGGCGGCGATCGGCTTCCTTTGCAGCGAAAGCCTTGTCGGCGGGCTTCAGCCGCTGGCAGAGGCCGGCATCCCTGCCATCACCCTATCGGTGCGCTGGAAGGGCCTGATGGAAGATGCCGGCAAGGAAGGCTGGCCCTTCTTCCGGCTTGCGCCCGACAGCGATGCGGAAGCAAAGAAGCTCTCCGAGATCATCCTGCGCGACTGGGCGGGCGATGCCGTGGCACTCCTCGACGACGGCACCATCCGGGGGCGCGAACTTGCGGATGCCATTCGGGGCAGCCTCGAGGAAAGCGGTCTCAAACCGGTATTCACCGACACGTTCCGCCCGGGCCAGGAACAGCAGATTGCCCTCGTCCGGCGCCTGCAGAAGGCGGGCGCAACACGGATCTTCATCGGGGGCGATCGCAATGATGTCGCGGTTATTGCCCGCGACGCCAGGGCGGAAAATCTGTCTGTGACCATTCTCGGCGGGGATGCCATGCGCGCAGCCGATGAACCGGTTCCCCTGGAAGACGGCGTTCTTGCCGTGGGCCTCGATGAGACGCCGCAGGGACCCGTCTCGGAAGCGCTGACTGCGGAACTTGCGGAGAAGAAGGTCGTCGCCGAAGGCTATGTCCTGCCAGCCCATGCCGCCGTCACCATCCTCGCCGATGCCGCCGGCATCTCCTCGGCGATGGGCACGCCCCTGCCAGACGCCTTGGTCGGCACCTCCTTCGAGACGGTCATGGGGACCGTTACCTTCGGCGACGATCACGAGCTGAGCGAGAACCCTTACCGTCTGCTCGAATGGAAAGGCGACGCCTTCGTCGCCGTGCCGGACAAGACGCAGTAGCAGCGGTCAGTCGCGATAGGGCCAGAACGCCTGGGTGAAGACGCCCCCATCGACCCAGATGGTTTGCCCCGTGACGAACGAGGCCTGTTCGGAGCACAAGAACAGCACCGGCCCTGCGATATCCTCGGGCGTGCCGACGCGACGAAGCGGCGTCACGTCGCCCCAGGTCTTGGCATAGTCAGGGGCTTCAGCCTGGGTCCGGGCCGTCTCGATGGCACCGGGCGCGATGCAATTGACACGGATGCCCTGCGGACCCAGTTCGCAGGCCGACACCTTGGTTAGCTGCTCGATCCCACCCTTCGACGCCGTGTAGTCGACGAGCTTCGGGAAGGCGAGCTTGTTGCAGCCGGAGCCGAGATTGACAATCGAACCGCGCTTGCCGGCCGCCACCATGCGTCGGGCTACGCGCTGTGTGTTGAGGAAGGTGCCCTTCAGATTGGTGCTGATCACGGCATCCCAGCGCTCTTCGCTAAGTTCGAGCAGCGAGGCCCAGGTCTGGATGCCGGCATTGTTGATCAGCACATCCGGCGCCTGCCCTGCCCAGGCAATCGTTTCATCCAGAAAGGCTTCGATGGCGGCACTACCCGCAACTTCGCATTCGCGGCCGATTGCCCGACCACCAAGTGCGACCGCGTCCGCTTCGACCGCAGTTGACGCTTCCGGCTGGCCAAGATGGGTGAAAGCGACGTCATAGCCTTGCTTGATGAAGGCCGAGACGAGATGCCGCCCGATGCCCGAACTGCCGCCGGTGATGATCGCGAATTTGGCCATGTCGTCCTCCCAGACTGTCGCTTGCTGTCAGGTCAGAGGGATGGACGCCGAAAAGGGAGCCGTCAAGCGCCGATGCGTCTCATCCCAAGGCATGGTTGCCGCATGGCACCGCCGGTGCTATGCGGACCGGAAATGACTGCCATGATCCCGCATGGACCCGGCACCGGATATCGCCGAGGTCATGCAGCCGCGCTGCCGAGGAACACGCCATGACACGCCCCCTGCTGATCTCCCCCTCCATTCTCGCTGCCGACTTCTCTCGCCTCGGCGAAGAAGTCCGGGATGTCGTCGATGCCGGCGCCGAATGGGTGCATCTCGATGTCATGGACGGACATTTCGTGCCGAACATTTCCTTCGGCCCGGCGATCATCAAGGCGCTGCGCCCCTGGACCAAGGCCGTTTTTGACTGCCATCTGATGATCGCCCCCGCTGATCCCTATCTTGCGGCCTTTGCCGACGCGGGATGCGACGTGATCACGGTGCATGCCGAAGCCGGCCCGCATCTGCACCGTTCGCTGCAGACCATCCGCGCGCTCGGCAAGAAGGCTGGCGTGTCGCTCAATCCGGCAACGCCACTCTCGGCAATCGAGCATGTGATGGATGATCTCGACCTGATCCTGATCATGAGCGTCAATCCTGGCTTCGGCGGCCAGAAATACATCCCCGCCATGACCGACAAGATTGCCAAGGCGCATGCCCTGATCGGCAACCGCCCCATCACTCTTGAAGTCGATGGCGGCGTGACGGCCGACAACGCGGCAGAGATCGCAAAAGCCGGCGCCAATGCGCTGGTTGCAGGGTCTGCCATCTTCAAGGGCAAGGGTGTGGACGACTATCGCAAGACCGTAGATCTGCTGCGCAAGGCGGCGGAGAGCGGACGCGGATGAGAACGCGCCTCTCCGCCGTCGCAATACTGCTCCTGACGGCCTTTGCAGCGAGCGCTGGCGATGTGGCTGAGATGCGGCCGCTTGGTTATTCCCCCGACGGACGGTTCTTTGCCTTCGAGCAGTTTGGCGAACAGGACGGATCCGGTCTCCCCTATGCCGAAATTCAAGTGATCGACACCGAAACGGATACCTATGTCGAAGGCACGCCGGTCGAGGTTATGGTCCGTCGGGAAGAGGCCTCGATCGGCGAGGCGCGGCGGCGAAGCCTGAGCCAGGCAAAGGCGCTGCTAGAGAGCCGCAAGATCGGTGACGACCCCGGACATCTCGTCGCCTTTTCCCCAATTGGCGAACTCACAGAAAAGCCGCAGGAGTTGCGGTATCAGGCCTTCCCGAGTTTCTACGTTTCGGACGGCGTCTATAGAATGTCTCTGCAGCAATTCGATGCCAAGGGCGCGGAACTCTGCGGAAAGATGAATGTCAACGTTCGCGGATTTGCGCTCTCCATTGCCGATGACTCCAAGCCCGAGGCAAAACGTGAAGCCTACCGGGACAAGAGCGTGCCGAAGAGCCGCAACTGCCCGAGCGCCTATGCCATCGGCGGTGTCGTCACACCGGGGTCGGGGTCTACGGCGCCGCACATGGTCATGGTCCAGGTAGTCTCGCTCGGCTTCGAAGGCAGCAATCTGCGCTGGCTCGCCATTCCGGTGAAGCCTTGACCCGACGCTTCCGGCTCCCATCCCTGCCTTTGTGGAGCCTTGGCGCGCTGGCTTGGGGCCTTACGATGGCCTCGTGCTTTCTGCTCTCCATCCATGTCTTCGGACGCGCAAGCGGCAGCCACGACATGGCACTCACCGCCATCTATGCGGCAGGCGGCATGCTCGGCTGGCTGGTCGCACTTCCGCTGGTACAGGTCAGCGGCGATGGGCGGGATGCACCGAAAGTCTTCGCGGCCTGGTTCCTCCTGCTCGGGCTCGCGACCATGGCTGCAACGGCTGGTCTGTTTGCTCTGCAATACCGGTTCTTCTACGCCCACTGGCATGCGCCCTTCCCGTCCCGCATCTGGGTGTACCAGTTTGTATTCACGTCAGCCTCGGCGCTCTACCAGTTTGCCGTGCTGGGCCTGCGCCACTTCCTCCCAACGGCCTTCCTGATTTTGCTGCTGCTCGCCGTCCTCATGGCCCGCCGCAGCCGTTGAGCTTGCCGCCCCACTTTGCTAAGGGGGGCCAGAAATTCCGTTCCAACGAAAGACGAGCCCGATGATCCCGCGTTACTCCCGGCCGGAAATGGTCGCCATCTGGTCCCCCGAAACCAAATTCCGCATCTGGTTCGAGATCGAGGCCCATGCCTGCGACGCCCTCGCCGAACTCGGCGTCATCCCGAAGGAATCCGCCCGGATGATCTGGGAAAAGGGTGGCGCCGCCGAGTTTGACGTTGCCCGCATCGACGAAATCGAGGCCGTCACCAAGCATGATGTCATCGCCTTCCTCACCCATCTCGCCGAGTTCATTGGCCCTGATAGCCGTTTCGTCCACCAGGGCATGACCTCGTCCGACGTGCTCGACACCACGCTCAACATCCAGCTGGTGCGCGCCGCGGACATTCTGTTGGCCGACATGGACCGCGTGCTGGCGGCCCTCAAGACCCGTGCCTTCGAACACAAGGACACTGTTCGCATCGGCCGCAGCCACGGCATCCATGCCGAGCCGACGACGATGGGCCTGACCTTCGCCCGCTTCTATGCCGAGATGGCGCGCAACCGCACCCGTCTCGTCAATGCCCGCGCTGAAGTCGCAACCGGCGCGATCTCTGGCGCGGTCGGCACCTTCGCCAATATCGATCCGCGCGTCGAAGAACATGTCTGCGAAAAGCTCGGCCTCATCGCCGAGCCGATCTCGACCCAGGTCATTCCGCGTGACCGTCACGCGATGTTCTTTGCGACCCTCGGCGTCATCGCGTCGTCGATCGAAAACGTCGCCATCGAAATCCGCCATATGCAGCGCACGGAAGTGCTGGAAGCCGAAGAATTCTTCTCGCCCGGCCAGAAGGGCTCGTCGGCCATGCCGCACAAGCGCAACCCGGTGCTGACTGAAAACCTCACCGGCCTTGCCCGTCTGGTGCGCATGTCGGTCGTCCCGGCCCTGGAAAATGTGGCGCTGTGGCACGAGCGGGACATCAGCCATTCGAGCGTCGAGCGCGCCATCGGCCCCGACACGACGATCACGCTCGATTTCGCTCTGAACCGCCTTGCCGGCGTCATCGAGAAGCTGGTGATCTACCCCGAGAACATGTTGAAGAACATGAACAAGTTCAAGGGCCTCGTTATGAGCCAGCGCGTGCTGCTTGCGTTAACGCAAGCCGGCGTGTCGCGCGAAGACAGCTACCGTCTGGTCCAGCGCAACGCGATGAAGGTCTGGGAAAAAGGCGCTGACTTCCTCGAGGAACTGCTGGGCGACGCCGAAGTGCGCGCGGCACTCTCCGAGGAGGATATCCGCGAGAAATTCGACCTCGGCTATCACACGAAGCACGTCGACACGATCTTCAACCGCGTCTTCGGTTGAGACCTTTCAGGTGATCGTGACAATCGAGGCCCGACGGAAACGTCGGGCCCTTTTTGTTTCGAAGTTTATGTCTTGAAGGGTCAGACGCGCGGTCGCGCCACTACCAGCTTGCGATAGAGGTGCCAGGTGGCGTGTCCCAGCACCGGCACGATGATCACCAGCCCCACCATCAGCGTCGCCATGCCAATGGCAAGCAGTCCTGCAACCAAGAGCCCCCAGACAGCAACCGGCACCGGGTTGGCAAGGCTCGCCCGGATAGAGGTGGAAACGGCGGTGACAGCGCCGACATCGCGGTCCAGCAACAACGGGAAAGCCACGATGCTCACAACCAGAGCCACCAGTGCCAGCACGAAGCCCAGACCGTTGCTCCAGATCAGGAATGCTGTGGCATTGGGATGGTTGAAGACACCGGACATGAAATTGAACACGCCGGGCGCGAGATTATCGCTGATCATCGTGTCGTAGAGACCACGCGCGAGGAACAGCCAGACCATGAAAATCAGAAGCAGGCCGATGCTCATCATCAAAAGAGACGGCAGCGAAGGCGACTTCAGGATCGACGGCACCTGGGCCCAGCTTGCATCTTCGCCACGTTCGCGCCGACGGCTGATCTCCATGAGGCCCAGCGCCAAAAGCGGGCCGAGCAGGGCAAAGCCCGTCAGCAAGGGGTAGACCATCGGCAACAACTCGGCACCGGCGCTCCAGGCGATCATGATAGCGCCCGCGAGCGGATAGATCAGGGCCACGAATGCATAATGCGACGGCTTCTCGCGAAAATCGTCATAGCCTTTGGCAAGCGCATCGAACACGTCAGCCACCGAAATCCGGCGGATGTCGGGCCGCTCCAGAAGTCCGGCCGGGTTAGTCAAAACATGAAAAGACGACATTCTCACTTCCTCCTCGAATTCCCAGGAATTGCAGTCTGCAAAGTGAAAAGCACGAAAAACGGCATCCTCCCGATGCCGCAAAGACCGGAGGTGCGAGAGGCGTCAGACGCAGTCCCGGGCCGGCGGTCCCATGTGATGTTCCGCGCCTTGGCGGGAACATCTGGAATATCATACCACGCCTGCGCCATGGTGTCGCGCCATAGCAGCAATACGCACCGGATCGTGAAGGGGGAATCGCCGGCAGGCTTGTTGCTGGGCCGCATTTTTTGAGCGGCAACGGCCGTGAAAACCTTGACGTGAGGCGTCACCAAACGCAGATAGGCGCCATGAAAGTCTCAGACGTCGATATCCTCATCGTTCCCGGTTACACCAATTCCGGACCCGACCATTGGCAGAGCCGGTGGGAGCAGAAGCTGTCGACCGCGCGTCGCGTGGAACAGGCGGAATGGTCTAAGCCAGTTCGCGAAGACTGGGTCGCCCGTGTCGTTGAGGAAGTTAACGCCTCAACGCGGCCGGTCGTACTCGTTGCCCATTCACTGGGCGTGCCGACAGTGATCCATGCGATTCCGGAACTGAAGCAGAAAGTGGCCGGCGCCTTCCTCGTCGCCCCGCCCGACGTCGCGAACCCTGAAATCCGTCCGAAGCACCTGATGACCTTCGGCCCCTATCCACGTGATCCCCTCCCCTTTCCATCGATCACCATTGCCAGCCGCAACGATCCCTTCGGCGAATATGCCCATGCCGAAGATATAGCCAACGCCTGGGGCTCGATGTTGATCGACGCGGGAGAGTCCGGCCATCTCAATGCGGATTCCGGGCATGGACCCTGGCCCGAAGGAACGATGGTGTTCGCCCAGTTCCTGAGCCGCCTGTAGGGCGGCAAGACTCCGGCACAGTCGGAACATTGCTATCGCGTTAAGGCGCTCCACCTGCTTCGGCCAGACCGGTTAAGCGCTTCTTAAGTTAAGCAACCTAATGTTTCGGACAGCTTCCAGGTCCAGAGCACGATCTTGCGTAACGGCGCTACAGTAACAAAAGACCACCCAATCGACGGGATCAGCCTGACGCTCTCTGTCCTTGCTTGGCCCTCTGCCTGGCTTACCCCCGAAGGCAATCTCCAGCACCCCAACCCGCCTATGGAGAGGTGGCTCGCCGAGACGGGCATCAGCGCGGACGATCTTTTCGTCTTTCTGGATCTCGACGGCGCGACCGCCCTGCGTCTGGCCATTGCCAGACTCATGGCCTCGGGCGAGCCGGTCCGCACCGAACTCCGGCTCACAGGAAAGCGAACCCACCACGTCATCGCCTCTCTCTCGCTGCGATCAGCCGATTCCGGGTCGCGCACCATCCTCCTGCAGTTCGCCGACATCACGCAGCTGAAGGATGAGCTGGAAGACCTCGCCATCCGCGAGAGCCGGTGGAACCACGCACTCGTCTCCTCCGCTTCCGGAGTTTGGGATCAGCGCAGCACCGGCGACTACTACTATTCGGACACCTGGCGCCGTATCCGCGGCATGGAACCTGAAGACCCTATACCGCCGACCACGGAAGCGTGGCTTGAATCCGTCCACCCTCACGATCGGGATCACGTCGTACACTGCATCGAAAGACAAAATGCAGGTGATCCCGATTATCTCACCTTCCAGTACCGAGAACGCCATCGCGACGGCCACTACATCTGGATCGAATGCCGCGGCGCCTGCATTGAAACCGACAGTGAGGGCCGCGCGCTCCGCATCACCGGGACAGACACCGACGTAACAGCCCGCAAGGCGCAGGAGGAGTGGCAGGAAGGCCTCTCGCGGCGCCTGCGGCTGGCGCTGGACATCTCCCGAATCGGCGTTTTCGAGACCGATTTCGATTCCGGCACAAGCGTCTGGGACGATGCTATGCGCCGCATCTTCGAAGCGGACTCGCAGGACGACATTCGAATTGGCGAATTTTGGGAAAGCAAGCTTCATCCCGATGACCGCGAGCGCGTCCTCGCGCATGTGTCCGGTCGCATCGAGGCTCGGGAAACGTTCACCGACGATTACCGCATCATCGCCAAGGACGGCAGCGTTCGCTACATCCGTGCAAACAGCCTGCCCTACGTCGATCATGACGGCCGGCTGAAGATGATCGGCGTGAACTGGGACGTGACCGAAGACAGACGCCTTCGCGAGGAACTCGAGCAGCAGAAGGCGCTCGCCGAAGCTCGCAATGTCGAACTGGAACGGACGCGTCTGGCAGCCGAACAATCGGCCCTGCATGATTACCTCACCGGCCTGCCCAATCGCAGGTTCCTAGAAAGCGAGATCGACGCCTGGCGTGCCGCCCCCGAACTCGACCGCAACGGCATCGCCGTTCTCCACATTGATCTCGATCGCTTCAAGCAGATCAACGACACGCTCGGCCACAGCGCCGGCGATGCCATGCTCAAACATGCCGCACAGACGCTCCGAGACAATATCCGACCGGGCGATTTTGCAGCACGCATCGGCGGCGATGAATTCGTGCTCTTGGTCGAATTCGACGGGTCCTGCGATCCACTCGCCGATATCGCCAGCCGCATCATCGAGGCCATGCGTCAGCCGATCTCCTTCAACGGCCACGAATGCCGATTCGGCGCCAGCATCGGCATCGCCTATTCCAGCGACCGTCTGGCCGACCCGCGCCAACTGCTGCAGAATGCTGATATCGCGCTTTACAATGCCAAGAACCTTGGGCGAAATCGCTTCGAATTCTACAAGCCATCGAGCCGCAGCACCCTGGTCGACGCCCATCGCTTGTCCGATGAATTGCTCCGCGGCCTGGAGCGCGACGAGATCATTCCATTTTACCAGTTGCAGTTCGACGCCCGTACCCGGGAAATTGCAGGCGCCGAATGTCTGGCGCGCTGGCGCCATCCCGTCCACGGCATACTGGGACCGGACCGTTTTCTCGCCGTCGCAGAGGATTGCGGCGCCCTCGCCCAGATCGACCGGATCATCCTTGAAAAATCGCTTCAAGACGTGGCGCGCTGGAATGCACTCGGCCTGCACCTGCCGAAGATCTCCGTCAACGTCTCGGCACGTCGGCTGAACGATCCGGATCTGGCGCTGGGCCTGTCGAAACTCGACATCAAGCCGGGCACGGTGTCCTTCGAGCTGCTGGAAAGCGTCTTCCTAGATCGCCAGGACGAAGTGGTGCGCGCAAACCTTGCGACGCTACGCCGATTGGCCATCGGCATTGAGATAGATGATTTTGGTACCGGCCATGCCTCAATCGTCGGGCTCTTGAACCTGAAACCGGGGACGCTGAAGATTGACCGCCAACTGATCGAGCACTTGCCGGAAAGCCAGGAGCAGCGGGTGTTGGTGATGTCGATCATTCAGATCGCCCGGTCACTGAAGATCAAGGTCGTGGCAGAGGGCGTGGAGACGGAGGAGCATGCGCGCATCCTCAAGCGTCTCGGCTGCGACGTTTTGCAAGGCTATGGGCTCGCCCGACCGACGGATTTTTCCGAGACGACCCGACGATTGCAGGCGCAAAGAAAATCCGCCCAGACCGGTTAGCCTGGACGGATGAAATTGACTTGAAAACGCAGACTCAGGAATTCTGAATCTGTTCGATCGCCTGGCCGAGAAACTCGACCATCTTAGCCCGCAGTTCTTCGTCGGTGATCGAGACGCCGCCGGCCGAAAGATCGGCCTTCAACTTACGGATGACGTCCTCATCACCGGCTTCTTCGAAATCCGAAGCGACCACTTCCTTTGCATAGGCATCCGCATCCGCCTTGGCGAGCAGGCCGGCGGCCCAGAGCCCGATCAGCTTGTTGCGACGCGCTTCCGCCTTGAAGCGAAGCTCCTGATCATGTGCGAACTTGTTTTCGAACGCCTTTTCGCGATCACTCATGCCGCTCATCTTGTTCTCCCGTATTGTGCCGTCGTTGTGCGGTGACGTTTCCCCATTAATCAAAAGGGAGTACAAAGTGCAATGCAAAGTTCCGCGATTCCGGGTGAGTCTCCGCTGACGCGACGTTTTGGCAGGAAGGGGTGATCTGCGCATTGTGAAAACCGAGGTTTTCCGTTAAGGGACCGCCTTAAAGATCGATCCACTGCATCTGCGCCTTGAGCGCCGGGATGCCAACAACAGAGAAAACCATCCATGAACCGTCGCCGCCGCGTTTACGAGGGCAAGGCAAAGATCCTCTATGAGGGTCCCGAGCCCGGCACGCTGATCCAGTTCTTCAAGGACGATGCAACGGCATTCAACAAGAAGAAGCATGAAGTCATCGACGGAAAAGGCGTCTTGAACAACCGCATCTCCGAATATGTCTTCACGCATCTGAACAAGATCGGCATTCCCACACATTTCATCCGCCGCATGAACATGCGCGAGCAGCTGATCAAGGAAGTCGAGATCATTCCGCTCGAAATCGTCGTGCGCAACGTCGCCGCCGGATCGCTCTCAACACGCCTCGGCATCGAAGAAGGCGTGGTCCTGCCGCGCTCGATCATCGAGTTCTACTACAAGTCAGATGCGCTGGCTGACCCCATGGTCTCCGAAGAGCACATCACCGCCTTCGGTTGGGCAAATCCCGCTGAACTCGATGACATCATGGCGCTTGCCATCCGCGTCAACGACTTCCTCTCCGGTCTCTTCCTCGGCATCGGCATCCAGCTGGTCGACTTCAA from Rhizobium glycinendophyticum includes:
- a CDS encoding vWA domain-containing protein — translated: MAGGQAQDGILVPLPVQGDGQLADNIVHFARVLRRAGLKPGPGAVIDAIAAVDAIGIGSRIEFHAALSAIFVKRHEDQPVFDEAFSVFWRSRDLIGKMIALMSPVAAIGERQKPKAGGARVSDALFAEKSRQPAPRDEPDVEIDARLTVSGQEVFRRLDFGQMTATELAEARRAIGRLVMPDDAVQTRRFRPSNRGRIFDARATMRQSLRSGGDLMLPRFRTHREQPPPLVVLADISGSMSQYTRIFLHFLHVLTERRRRVHTFLFGTRLTNVTRQLRHRDPDEAIAQCSDAVADWSGGTRIGETLRQFNRQWGRRVLGQGAIVLLITDGLERDDVDLLATETDRLHRSCRRLVWLNPLLRFAGFEARARGVRAMLPHVDELRSVHNLNALSDLVKSLSAPLDRDCDPRRLLDTGRLVMKGRMTS
- a CDS encoding AAA family ATPase, with the translated sequence MAESSDSGLPQTIDAVIDLLAEEDYLAGRPLATVLFLALRMKRPLFLEGEAGVGKTEVAKVLAKALDRPLIRLQCYEGLDVASAVYEWNYPAQMLEIRMAEASGLSDRSRLESDIFSERYLIRRPVLQALKSTGGRAPVFLIDELDRTDEAFEAFLLEVLSDFQVTIPEFGTVKAAEPPIVIVTSNRTREVHDALKRRCLYHWVDYPAAAEELAIIRRKVPGCNEQLSSQIVAYVQKLRTIDLFKNPGIAETIDWATALTELDRLALDPETIGDTLGTLLKYQEDIARIQGSEGQALLSEVKADLLAAAV
- a CDS encoding flavin reductase, which translates into the protein MSLERLDPASYREAMSHYAGHVQVVTSEHRGVRRGVTITAACSVSDNPPTVLVCLNNGNPSNDVLFESGFFALNSLAAHHETLAGAFAGFGKLSSEERFALGSWRSLQTGAPVLDDALAAFDCRVVDRKVTATHTVLFGEVLAIQIGPKQPALIYLDRGFHTL
- a CDS encoding branched-chain amino acid ABC transporter substrate-binding protein, translating into MKRLLLTGVMTAFACMPALAEPLTLAVVAPKSGLFDVLGEQVRQGAHLAADRLSISLVDIDESCTEGSGPKIAEEIRKAGARAAIGFLCSESLVGGLQPLAEAGIPAITLSVRWKGLMEDAGKEGWPFFRLAPDSDAEAKKLSEIILRDWAGDAVALLDDGTIRGRELADAIRGSLEESGLKPVFTDTFRPGQEQQIALVRRLQKAGATRIFIGGDRNDVAVIARDARAENLSVTILGGDAMRAADEPVPLEDGVLAVGLDETPQGPVSEALTAELAEKKVVAEGYVLPAHAAVTILADAAGISSAMGTPLPDALVGTSFETVMGTVTFGDDHELSENPYRLLEWKGDAFVAVPDKTQ
- a CDS encoding SDR family NAD(P)-dependent oxidoreductase; its protein translation is MAKFAIITGGSSGIGRHLVSAFIKQGYDVAFTHLGQPEASTAVEADAVALGGRAIGRECEVAGSAAIEAFLDETIAWAGQAPDVLINNAGIQTWASLLELSEERWDAVISTNLKGTFLNTQRVARRMVAAGKRGSIVNLGSGCNKLAFPKLVDYTASKGGIEQLTKVSACELGPQGIRVNCIAPGAIETARTQAEAPDYAKTWGDVTPLRRVGTPEDIAGPVLFLCSEQASFVTGQTIWVDGGVFTQAFWPYRD
- the rpe gene encoding ribulose-phosphate 3-epimerase; this translates as MTRPLLISPSILAADFSRLGEEVRDVVDAGAEWVHLDVMDGHFVPNISFGPAIIKALRPWTKAVFDCHLMIAPADPYLAAFADAGCDVITVHAEAGPHLHRSLQTIRALGKKAGVSLNPATPLSAIEHVMDDLDLILIMSVNPGFGGQKYIPAMTDKIAKAHALIGNRPITLEVDGGVTADNAAEIAKAGANALVAGSAIFKGKGVDDYRKTVDLLRKAAESGRG
- a CDS encoding DUF2259 domain-containing protein, which codes for MRTRLSAVAILLLTAFAASAGDVAEMRPLGYSPDGRFFAFEQFGEQDGSGLPYAEIQVIDTETDTYVEGTPVEVMVRREEASIGEARRRSLSQAKALLESRKIGDDPGHLVAFSPIGELTEKPQELRYQAFPSFYVSDGVYRMSLQQFDAKGAELCGKMNVNVRGFALSIADDSKPEAKREAYRDKSVPKSRNCPSAYAIGGVVTPGSGSTAPHMVMVQVVSLGFEGSNLRWLAIPVKP